A single genomic interval of Camelina sativa cultivar DH55 chromosome 11, Cs, whole genome shotgun sequence harbors:
- the LOC104725991 gene encoding formin-like protein 5 yields the protein MFRMIRGGMGDQNCTRLVLWLILFSGFLVVTLEENIEKDETFLSQFMAPPSTGQVNTQMVGTSWSQRCWQDSDCVKEAVAAFNLCFPGLKDNTELFGLNHSHLKQTLLDCIQEKGKLNGHNPKYLELLSSMVDTTPRRNLATRPGSSPSPSPSPPPPRPPKRNPGPPTRSRSPPPRRSSFPPSRSPPPPPPKKNVSKTPKSAPVSPAKKKEDHQKTIIIAVVVTAVSTFLLAALFFLCCTRVCGNGSGGRKNDERPLLSLSSSDYSVGSSINYGGSVKGEKPGHQSYNIYSNQGKMSSSFDGSNSDDSYTLEERISQEGMHNSSITNHGMPPLKPPPGRTASALSGKSLSGKVEPLPPEPPKFLKVSSKKSSAPAPAPAPPMPSSVGPPRPPPPAPPPGSGGPRPPPPPGLKGPRPPPPMSLGPKAPRPSSGPAKASEDDGPSKTKLKPFFWDKVQANPEHSMVWNDIRSGSFQFNEEMIESLFGYAAADKNKNDKKGSSGQVTLPQFIQILEPKKGQNLSILLRALNATTEEMCDALREGNELPVEFIQTLLKMAPTPEEELKLRLYCGEIAQLGTAERFLKAVVDIPFAFKRLEALLFMCTLHEEMAFVKESFQTLEVACKELRGSRLFLKLLEAVLKTGNRMNDGTFRGGAQAFKLDTLLKLSDVKGTDGKTTLLQFVVQEIIRTEGLRAARTIRESQSFSSVKTEDLLAEETTEEAEENYRNLGLQKVSGLSSELENVKKSANIDADGLTGTVLKMGHALSKARDFVNSEMKSSGEESGFREALEDFIQNAEGSIVSVLEEEKRIMALVKSTGDYFHGKAGKDEGLRLFVIVRDFLIILDKSCKEVREARGRPVRMARKQGSTASSASETPRQPPSVDPRQKLFPAISERRMDHSSSDSD from the exons ATGTTTCGAATGATTCGAGGAGGAATGGGTGATCAGAATTGCACTCGTTTAGTTTTGTGGTTGATTCTGTTTTCTGGGTTCTTGGTGGTTACTTTGGAAGAGAATATAGAAAAAGATGAGACTTTTCTTAGTCAATTCATGGCTCCTCCATCAACAGGGCAGGTCAATACACAAATG GTAGGAACATCATGGTCGCAGCGTTGCTGGCAAGATTCAGATTGTGTGAAGGAAGCTGTCGCAGCATTCAATCTATGTTTTCCAGGTTTGAAGGATAATACGGAACTATTTGGTTTGAATCATTCCCATCTAAAGCAGACTCTTCTTGATTGTAtccaagaaaaaggaaagttaaATGGTCATAACCCCAAGTATCTTGAGCTCCTATCATCTATGGTTGATACTACTCCGAGGAGAAACCTAGCTACTAGACCAGGCTCTtccccttctccttctccttccccTCCCCCTCCCCGTCCTCCTAAGCGTAATCCAGGCCCACCTACTAGATCAAGATCCCCACCTCCACGGAGATCATCTTTTCCCCCATCAAGATcaccccctcctcctcctcctaagaAAAACGTTTCTAAAACTCCAAAATCTGCACCTGTTTCACCTgcgaaaaaaaaagaggatcaTCAGAAAACAATCATCATTGCAGTTGTTGTCACTGCAGTTTCTACGTTTTTGCTTGCTGCATTATTCTTCTTATGCTGCACTAGGGTTTGTGGAAATGGTTCAGGAGGCAGGAAAAATGATGAACGGCCTCTTCTCAGTTTAAGCAGTAGCGATTACTCTGTGG GTTCCTCTATCAACTATGGTGGTTCTGTCAAAGGAGAAAAGCCCGGTCATCAGTCTTATAACATTTACTCAAACCAAGGAAAAATGTCATCATCTTTCGATGGAAGTAACTCTGACGATTCGTATACGTTAGAAGAAAggatatcacaagaaggaatgCATAATAGTAGTATTACCAATCACGGGATGCCACCTTTGAAGCCTCCACCTGGAAGAACAGCTTCTGCACTTTCAGGGAAGTCTCTTTCTGGTAAAGTGGAGCCACTTCCACCTGAACCACCCAAATTCCTTAAGGTATCCTCAAAAAAGTCTTCTGCTCCTGCGCCAGCTCCAGCACCACCAATGCCATCTTCTGTTGGTCCTCCACGACCGCCTCCTCCAGCTCCTCCACCTGGTTCTGGTGGGCCTAGGCCGCCACCTCCTCCTGGACTTAAAGGACCACGTCCACCTCCACCGATGAGTCTGGGACCAAAAGCACCCCGACCATCTTCTGGGCCAGCAAAGGCATCAGAGGATGATGGTCCCTCCAAAACAAAGCTAAAGCCATTTTTCTGGGATAAAGTTCAAGCAAACCCAGAACATTCAATGGTTTGGAATGATATAAGATCAGGATCCTTTCA GTTCAATGAAGAGATGATAGAGTCGTTATTCGGATATGCAGCAGCAGACAAGAATAAAAACGACAAGAAGGGGTCCTCTGGACAAGTTACTTTACCTCAGTTTATTCAGATTCTGGAACCAAAGAAAGGACAAAATCTGTCAATTCTTTTGCGTGCTTTGAATGCGACAACAGAAGAAATGTGTGATGCACTTCGCGAAG GAAATGAGCTTCCTGTAGAATTCATTCAGACTCTGTTAAAGATGGCACCAACACCAGAAGAAGAACTAAAGCTTAGATTATACTGTGGTGAAATAGCTCAACTGGGAACTGCTGAACGATTCCTGAAAGCAGTCGTTGATATCCCTTTCGCTTTCAAGCGTCTAGAGGCACTTCTATTTATGTGTACACTCCATGAAGAAATGGCCTTTGTTAAAGAATCATTTCAGACATTAGAG GTTGCTTGTAAAGAACTTAGGGGAAGTCGGCTGTTCCTGAAGCTCTTAGAGGCCGTACTTAAGACCGGAAACCGAATGAATGATGGTACATTCAGGGGTGGTGCTCAAGCTTTCAAGCTGGACactcttttaaaattatcaGACGTCAAGGGCACTGATGGGAAAACAACGCTCCTCCAGTTCGTTGTTCAAGAGATAATTAGGACTGAAGGTTTAAGAGCGGCTCGTACTATCAGAGAGAGCCAAAGCTTCTCAAGTGTTAAAACAGAGGATCTTTTAGCCGAGGAAACCACTGAAGAGGCAGAAGAGAATTACCGTAATCTTGGACTTCAGAAAGTTTCAGGGTTGAGCAGTGAGCTTGAAAATGTAAAGAAATCTGCAAACATAGATGCTGATGGTTTAACAGGGACTGTTCTTAAAATGGGTCATGCTTTGTCGAAAGCTCGGGACTTTGTCAACTCTGAGATGAAGAGTTCAGGCGAGGAAAGTGGGTTTCGTGAAGCGCTAGAAGATTTTATTCAAAATGCTGAAGGTAGCATCGTGTCAGTGctcgaggaagagaagagaataatGGCTTTGGTGAAAAGTACAGGGGACTATTTCCATGGCAAAGCTGGAAAAGATGAAGGGTTGcgtttgtttgtgattgtgcGTGATTTTTTGATAATCTTAGATAAGTCCTGCAAAGAAGTCAGAGAGGCACGAGGAAGACCCGTAAGGATGGCCAGAAAACAGGGCTCTACAGCCTCATCTGCTTCTGAAACTCCAAGACAACCACCTTCAGTAGATCCTAGGCAGAAGCTGTTTCCAGCTATTTCAGAGAGACGCATGGATCATTCTAGTTCAGATTCAGACTAA